Proteins co-encoded in one Conger conger chromosome 4, fConCon1.1, whole genome shotgun sequence genomic window:
- the LOC133126674 gene encoding oxygen-regulated protein 1-like, whose product MSDTAPHKPQQDQSSGSGHTAVSRHPGISDPIASKRVCFYKSGDPQFSGLQLVINSRTFKTFDALLDSLSKKVPLPFGVRNITTPRGVHAVKTLEELQDGQSYICSDQKKVKPINLEMARKKLPPWYSARPASGRRRAIQLARQSFGRPARRGNSLGVWTPKRLVVFKNGDPGVKHSILLQKKTMQTFESLLDYMCEIMHFPVVKLYTPDGRRVDGLPALILCSGAVVAAGREPFKSRNYDLLKPSLPAISSRMIPRKKKSRSSSAKSRNFSLSSEKYFVNQIQNSMTGSVYDLPSNHTGSVEMDPNTALGSVEAETCTCIGDLGEEHHLVPPDDDIEKSFRVNQDGSMTVEMKVRLTIKEEETVHWSTTLTRSSVANQLSEVHLAQPELDSRSPDSSTVLSKGTDGLDAIGYESKEENSILPNENGPICEEEEDEVYGAGSEAWQRTSRRAPTPGPRSFRSKQASVESITMETETGIQENVVGTYSYTEESVEGNVTEECCIVRQCNSRPIPKPRNLGSMEINNNKLQSSFNSSEILDIQEHGEHITETVLHIYEQQSCHDNFFANTQFRVRSQCESVHGRPASTDTGLYSASNDFELDPKRPFTASESLSGRRTETLSLASEPRVAACRNTNDLTTDYDIQTVVNSERECSGSVSPKAKDNPKSQTFDKVKKNPKEKQTFLSSLSPYKKKKKERNRDSPNKSKKVKMDISSPTDSEKQAEKSSQRKAGKRKNKSKGKGDGSGSIKSSKLAENTVSLNTEHSNSLSSEKELSQIEEKSLRDQPVDKPLNPKDLPLMKNMLDLLPPIESTHIRKALTKQKSMNEDRSDARELQASSESVSLPASHSSPSVVNEYVEHWLKKSHPQSTPYMEDINSTKADMEARVVFQIRKDQQSIPMEPKTMCEMSRPNANEYQNCDNNVTEKLISSDPTTAKVEMASDEKQRPCIPIHVDMKPTLETETHTNTVRSQSTTDKLFTHRSTDHLDTGHMLHKLSSSIQAIKQISQHKRHSCLEKSRSLPDFSSHVASTFGSSYQVLLAFLSVMTLKQGISNLECNEPLANNVSCAEALKMMESLKKIASIEDAEELKASLLDLQKSTSSQLLRSWKSFQELSDKAQNHMLSSNFEHELSFVTCPEQSNKTEEQPFGIQLVEGHSPTTNLQEQLSSLVNRRTSDSELNMREDPMENSEVHGTEESHPGNKINDLEESNIEDKASNFIESNFEEEVGEYVKSIIQNATSVHILDTESPVRENSKKDEFADLQQAVMNEEPEVCTEQAIHQEDQEEEQDCHEEKQVMYEEGTDRDAEQPRGFVEQQDRFIEHQASYGREELIYEDRQQSCEVHQESYAEEGFCFAEQSSCIEEQANNPELQESNEEVRACYVKEKVSYEAEETSYVEWTRFLEEQKHYIGNKNSPEEQLASNAEDQRSCSDEASAYEEEQGCCDEIQGRGIEEQKKLSNHEEEQNRHVNKHTSYEENEYPNEEEKAAYGEKQDSFTEKCTTYKEKKDSKEQAMHDDEQVSHVEEHFCYVEEDQSSCEKEKVRKSPSYVHTAHSTEGSNQLNPVTEEAKSEEECMWKNVSQSVKLLEELSNSLHSAPLASSLAFSYDSKGSLKRESEGARVKSIRDMFLARSNVDSQYGHKRLPSPNTSDLSDYRSETSDSGGYRSQPSLDTSTESGEDDSGRRSIVKGYVRRTIERLYGRNDTASKRPPSASKTKSKNSPGSNSVGSLTAFHEAKTKVITDLSYFNATSSYNTCNEPMQCVAFNANEDTEEGVLIDKGRWLLKDDHLIRKSPPEDSAVQGNGDTMSVDTGPDYVSDATPYSHFGSDDPPLAVISSPELEDPGKTAAPKCTYFSLPHGSDSDLFQDDLTVKTENSARAAKKDFQLSPETEEPSVCAEKNGSLPSFASVEFRKMDNKVHPQSGGPVVVTQPTRGQSITNSRAVHEQDPLEMLYITCGQHCPIL is encoded by the exons ATGAGTGACACAGCCCCCCACAAGCCCCAGCAGGACCAGTCCTCGGGAAGTGGTCACACCGCCGTGTCCCGGCACCCGGGCATCTCCGACCCCATCGCCTCCAAGCGTGTCTGCTTCTACAAGAGCGGAGACCCCCAGTTCAGCGGGCTTCAACTGGTCATCAACAGCCGCACCTTCAAGACCTTCGACGCCCTGCTGGACAGCCTGTCAAAGAAAGTCCCGCTGCCTTTCGGGGTGAGGAACATCACCACCCCGAGAGGGGTTCACGCGGTGAAGAccctggaggagctgcaggatgGACAGTCCTACATCTGCTCTGACCAGAAGAAGGTCAAACCCATAAACCTGGAGATGGCCCGGAAGAAGCTTCCGCCGTGGTACAGTGCCCGGCCAGCCAGCGGACGCCGGAGGGCCATTCAGCTGGCACGGCAGAGCTTTGGCCGGCCTGCCAGGAGGGGCAACTCACTGGGGGTGTGGACACCCAAGAGGCTGGTGGTCTTCAAGAACGGAGACCCCGGCGTCAAACACAGCATCCTGCTGCAGAAGAAAACTATGCAGACCTTCGAGTCTCTGTTGGATTACATGTGCGAGATCATGCATTTCCCAGTCGTGAAACTGTACACACCAGATGGGAGAAGG GTGGATGGTCTTCCAGCGCTGATTCTATGTTCAGGGGCAGTTGTCGCTGCAGGTCGGGAGCCCTTCAAGTCACGCAACTATGATCTTCTGAAACCCTCCCTTCCTGCAATATCCAGTCGCATGATACCGC GCAAAAAGAAATCGCGGTCCAGTAGTGCAAAATCCAGGAATTTCTCTCTGTCGTCTGAGAAGTACTTTGTGAATCAGATCCAGAACTCAATGACAGGAAGCGTGTATGATCTCCCCAGCAACCACACTGGCTCAGTGGAGATGGACCCAAACACCGCTCTTGGATCCGTAGAGGCAGAGACTTGCACCTGCATAGGGGACTTGGGGGAGGAACACCACCTTGTGCCTCCGGATGATGATATAGAAAAGTCCTTCCGGGTCAACCAAGATGGCAGCATGACGGTGGAGATGAAGGTACGGCTGACGATAAAGGAGGAAGAGACAGTACACTGGAGCACCACGTTAACAAGGTCCAGTGTAGCCAATCAGCTCAGTGAAGTTCACCTCGCACAGCCAGAGCTGGACAGCCGCTCACCAGATTCAAGCACTGTCCTATCTAAAGGCACCGATGGGCTAGATGCTATTGGATATGAATCCAAGGAGGAGAACAGcatccttccaaatgaaaacgGGCCTATctgtgaagaggaagaggatgaagtGTATGGAGCAGGATCTGAGGCCTGGCAGCGCACTTCTAGGAGGGCACCAACCCCTGGGCCAAGAAGCTTTAGATCAAAACAGGCCTCAGTAGAAAGCATCACGATGGAGACTGAGACGGGAATCCAGGAAAATGTAGTTGGGACATATTCCTACACAGAAGAGTCTGTTGAAGGTAATGTTACGGAGGAGTGCTGCATAGTAAGACAGTGCAACAGTAGGCCAATTCCAAAACCCAGGAATTTGGGGTCCATGGAAATCAATAACAACAAACTGCAATCCTCATTTAATTCATCTGAAATCCTAGATATACAAGAACATGGAGAGCACATTACAGAAACTGTGCTGCACATATATGAGCAACAGAGTTGTCACGACAATTTCTTTGCCAATACACAGTTCCGTGTTCGGAGCCAGTGTGAATCAGTGCACGGGCGACCAGCTTCTACTGACACAGGCCTTTATTCTGCTAGCAATGACTTTGAACTGGACCCAAAGAGACCATTCACGGCTTCAGAATCTCTCAGTGGGAGAAGGACTGAGACATTGTCCTTAGCGTCAGAGCCCAGGGTTGCAGCTTGCAGGAACACAAATGACCTCACCACTGACTATGATATTCAAACTGTTGTTAATTCAGAAAGAGAATGCTCAGGGTCTGTTTCCCCAAAGGCCAAAGACAACCCAAAGAGTCAAACCTTTGATAAAGTAAAGAagaatccaaaagaaaaacaaacctttCTCTCAAGCTTGAGCCCatataaaaagaagaaaaaggagCGTAATAGGGACTCGCctaacaaaagcaaaaaagtgaaaatggaCATTTCAAGCCCTACGGACTCTGAGAAACAAGCTGAAAAGAGTAGCCAACGAAAGGCaggtaaaagaaaaaataaaagcaaagggAAAGGGGATGGAAGTGGTTCAATTAAAAGCTCAAAACTGGCTGAAAACACAGtttcactgaacactgaacattcaAATAGCTTATCATCTGAGAAGGAACTGAGTCAAATTGAAGAGAAATCTCTCAGAGATCAGCCAGTCGATAAGCCATTGAATCCAAAAGACTTGCCCCTGATGAAAAACATGCTTGATCTCTTGCCTCCTATTGAGTCAACCCACATCAGAAAGGCTCTGACAAAGCAGAAATCAATGAATGAAGACAGGAGTGATGCGAGGGAATTGCAGGCTTCAAGCGAAAGTGTTTCATTGCCAGCATCCCATTCATCTCCATCGGTTGTCAATGAATATGTAGAACACTGGCTGAAAAAATCTCACCCACAGTCAACTCCATACATGGAAGACATAAACTCTACTAAAGCTGACATGGAAGCAAGAGTAGTCTTCCAGATAAGAAAAGACCAGCAGAGCATCCCAATGGAACCCAAAACAATGTGTGAGATGAGCAGGCCGAATGCGAATGAGTATCAAAATTGTGACAATAACGTCACAGAGAAATTGATATCCAGTGATCCCACCACAGCGAAAGTTGAAATGGCATCAGATGAAAAGCAAAGACCATGCATTCCCATCCATGTAGACATGAAACCAACACTGGAAACTGAaactcatacaaacacagtCAGGAGTCAATCCACAACTGATAAATTATTTACACATAGATCAACGGATCACCTGGACACGGGACACATGCTACACAAGCTCAGTTCATCAATTCAAGCAATCAAACAGATTTCACAACATAAGCGACACTCCTGTTTGGAGAAGTCCCGTAGCTTACCAGACTTTTCATCACATGTAGCTTCTACATTTGGGTCATCCTACCAGGTTCTCCTTGCATTTTTATCTGTTATGACTTTAAAGCAAGGAATCTCAAACCTAGAATGCAATGAACCATTAGCAAACAACGTGTCATGTGCTGAGGCTTTGAAAATGATGGAATCTTTGAAGAAAATAGCTAGCATTGAAGATGCAGAAGAGCTGAAAGCCAGTCTTTTAGATTTGCAAAAGTCTACATCGTCGCAATTATTGCGGAGCTGGAAGAGTTTTCAGGAACTAAGTGACAAGGCTCAAAATCACATGTTATCATCCAATTTTGAACATGAGTTATCATTTGTAACATGCCCAgaacaaagcaataaaacagaGGAACAACCCTTTGGTATTCAATTAGTAGAGGGACATAGCCCGACTACAAATCTCCAAGAACAATTGTCTTCCCTTGTCAATAGAAGGACAAGTGACAGTGAACTAAACATGAGAGAAGACCCGATGGAGAATTCTGAAGTACATGGCACTGAAGAATCTCACCCtgggaataaaataaatgatcttGAAGAATCAAATATAGAAGACAAGGCAAGCAACTTCATAGAATCAAACTTTGAGGAGGAAGTGGGAGAGTATGTTAAATCAATAATTCAAAATGCAACAAGTGTACACATTTTGGATACTGAAAGCCCTGTTAGAGAGAATAGTAAAAAAGATGAATTTGCAGATTTACAACAAGCAGTGATGAACGAAGAGCCAGAAGTCTGCACAGAACAAGCAATTCACCAAGAGGACCAAGAGGAAGAGCAGGACTGCCATGAAGAAAAGCAGGTTATGTATGAagaagggacagacagagatgcAGAACAGCCACGTGGCTTTGTTGAACAGCAAGACCGTTTCATCGAACACCAAGCTAGCTATGGAAGGGAGGAGCTTATCTATGAAGATAGGCAGCAGTCTTGTGAGGTACACCAGGAAAGCTATGCAGAAGAAGGGTTTTGCTTTGCAGAACAAAGTAGTTGCATAGAAGAGCAAGCTAACAACCCGGAACTGCAAGAGAGTAATGAAGAAGTGAGGGCCTGCTATGTGAAAGAGAAAGTAAGCTATGAAGCAGAAGAGACTAGCTATGTAGAATGGACTAGGTTTTTAGAAGAGCAGAAACATTACATAGGAAATAAGAATAGCCCTGAAGAGCAGCTGGCTAGCAATGCAGAAGACCAGAGAAGCTGTTCAGATGAAGCATCTGCCTATGAAGAAGAGCAGGGTTGTTGTGATGAAATCCAGGGGAGAGGAATAGAAGAACAGAAAAAACTGTCTAACCATGAAGAAGAACAGAATAGGCATGTGAATAAACACACTAGTTATGAAGAAAATGAATATCCAAATGAGGAGGAGAAAGCAGCTTATGGAGAGAAACAAGATAGTTTTACAGAAAAATGCACAACctataaagaaaaaaaggacaGCAAAGAGCAGGCTATGCATGATGATGAGCAGGTCAGCCATGTGGAAGAACATTTCTGCTATGTGGAAGAAGACCAATCTAGTTGTGAAAAAGAGAAAGTCAGGAAAAGCCCCTCATATGTGCATACAGCTCACAGCACAGAAGGTTCCAATCAGCTCAACCCTGTCACAGAAGAAGCCAAGTCAGAGGAAGAGTGTATGTGGAAAAATGTCTCCCAATCTGTGAAACTTCTTGAGGAGTTAAGCAACTCTCTGCACTCAGCACCTCTAGCCTCCTCTTTAGCTTTTAGTTATGACTCTAAAGGCAGCTTAAAAAGAGAGTCTGAAGGAGCAAGGGTCAAGTCAATCAGGGACATGTTTTTAGCCAGAAGTAATGTAGACTCGCAGTATGGCCACAAACGGCTACCTAGCCCAAATACCTCAGACCTGTCTGACTATAGATCGGAAACGTCTGACAGCGGCGGGTACAGATCCCAGCCGTCATTGGACACTTCTACAGAAAGTGGAGAGGATGACAGTGGACGACGGTCTATTGTCAAAGGCTATGTGAGAAGAACCATTGAGAGGCTGTATGGGAGGAATGACACTGCGAGCAAGAGACCTCCCTCTGCCTCAAAAACAAAGAGTAAAAACAGCCCAGGAAGTAATAGTGTTGGTAGCCTCACTGCTTTCCATGAAGCGAAGACCAAAGTGATCACAGATCTGTCCTACTTTAATGCCACAAGCTCTTACAACACGTGTAATGAGCCGATGCAATGTGTTGCCTTCAATGCTAATGAGGACACAGAGGAAGGAGTTTTGATTGACAAAGGCAGATGGCTCCTCAAAGACGACCATCTGATCAGAAAATCCCCGCCAGAAGACTCGGCAGTCCAGGGGAATGGGGATACGATGTCAGTGGATACCGGGCCAGACTACGT
- the LOC133127115 gene encoding transcription factor Sox-17-alpha-like has product MSSPDAGYASDDQTQARCAMSIMMPGIGHCQWTDPLSPLGEVKIKSESCSTGSGNQSRGKSEPRIRRPMNAFMVWAKDERKRLAQQNPDLHNAELSKMLGKSWKALPVTEKRPFVEEAERLRVQHMQDHPNYKYRPRRRKQVKRIKRLESGFLVHGVSDHQGPSLGSDGRVCVDNLGVNYHEHGYQVPSQLSQLGHYREPQGMGAHFESYNLPTPDTSPLDVVENDSVFFPPHAQEECHMMPAYAYHPQAVAEYPPQDHHGNPLLHRHLPPAEQLGQAGSLSGYVGCPNPLAMYYSQHCNSGNPKRHQGHQAGQLSPPPDSHSAENVEQMHQSELLGDVDRNEFEQYLNSSVRPDLAGLSFGGHEPNMAAPESLISSVLSDASTAVYYCNYNNA; this is encoded by the exons ATGAGCAGCCCTGATGCTGGGTATGCTAGTGACGATCAGACCCAGGCAAGGTGCGCGATGTCAATCATGATGCCTGGTATTGGACACTGCCAGTGGACAGACCCGCTCAGTCCTCTGGGAGAAGTTAAGATCAAAAGCGAATCATGTTCCACGGGCTCTGGGAATCAAAGCCGAGGGAAAAGCGAGCCGCGGATCCGTCGACCCATGAATGCGTTCATGGTGTGGGCAAAGGACGAACGCAAACGGCTGGCACAGCAGAACCCAGATTTGCACAATGCGGAGTTGAGTAAAATGCTAG GAAAATCTTGGAAAGCACTGCCAGTTACTGAAAAGCGCCCATTTGTGGAGGAGGCAGAGCGTCTGAGGGTGCAGCATATGCAGGACCATCCCAACTACAAGTACCGGCCGAGACGGAGGAAGCAGGTTAAGAGGATCAAGAGGCTGGAGTCTGGCTTCCTGGTGCACGGCGTGTCTGACCACCAGGGCCCATCCCTGGGGAGCGacggcagagtgtgtgtggacaaCCTGGGTGTGAACTACCACGAGCACGGCTACCAGGTCCCGAGCCAGCTGTCTCAGCTCGGCCACTACAGGGAACCCCAGGGCATGGGGGCCCACTTTGAGTCCTACAACCTGCCCACGCCAGACACCTCCCCCCTGGATGTTGTGGAGAACGATTCTGTCTTTTTCCCTCCGCACGCCCAAGAAGAATGCCACATGATGCCCGCGTATGCCTACCACCCGCAGGCTGTAGCCGAGTACCCCCCCCAAGACCACCACGGCAACCCCCTTCTCCACAGACACCTGCCCCCTGCGGAGCAGCTGGGCCAGGCTGGGTCCTTGTCCGGTTACGTGGGCTGCCCGAACCCCCTGGCCATGTACTACAGCCAGCACTGTAACTCTGGCAACCCCAAACGGCACCAGGGCCACCAGGCCGGACAGCTCTCGCCTCCGCCCGACTCCCACTCGGCCGAGAACGTGGAGCAGATGCACCAGTCGGAGCTCCTGGGGGATGTGGACCGGAACGAATTTGAGCAGTACCTGAACTCCTCCGTGAGGCCGGACCTCGCAGGCCTGTCGTTCGGTGGCCACGAGCCCAACATGGCGGCTCCGGAGAGCCTCATCTCCTCCGTCCTCTCCGATGCCAGCACAGCCGTGTATTACTGCAATTACAACAATGCATAA